A part of Mucilaginibacter defluvii genomic DNA contains:
- the rplD gene encoding 50S ribosomal protein L4 produces the protein MEVNVLNISGKETGAKVQLPESVFGIEPNDHAIYLDVKQYLANQRQGTHKAKQRNEIAGSTRKLYKQKGTGGARAGSIKSPLFNGGGRVFGPQPRDYSFKLNKKLKALARKSALSYKAQDNNIVVLEDFNFDSVKTKNYVKLVADLNVSDVKTLLVLPAANNNVYLSSRNLKKAKVITADQLSTYDVLNAGKLLLTAGSVKTLEEALAK, from the coding sequence ATGGAAGTGAATGTATTGAACATCTCAGGTAAAGAAACAGGTGCCAAGGTGCAGCTTCCTGAGTCCGTATTCGGTATTGAGCCAAACGACCATGCTATCTATCTTGACGTTAAGCAGTATTTAGCTAACCAACGCCAAGGTACTCACAAAGCAAAACAGCGTAATGAAATTGCAGGTTCAACCCGCAAGCTATACAAACAAAAAGGTACCGGTGGTGCCCGTGCTGGTAGCATCAAATCGCCATTGTTTAATGGTGGTGGCCGTGTATTTGGCCCGCAGCCGCGCGATTACAGCTTTAAGCTGAACAAAAAGCTTAAAGCACTGGCTCGTAAGTCAGCCCTGTCATACAAAGCTCAGGACAACAACATCGTTGTTTTAGAGGACTTTAACTTTGACAGTGTTAAAACCAAGAACTACGTAAAGCTGGTAGCCGATCTTAACGTGTCTGACGTTAAAACATTGCTGGTATTGCCTGCTGCAAATAACAATGTGTATTTATCAAGCAGAAACCTTAAAAAAGCAAAGGTTATCACTGCCGATCAGTTAAGCACTTATGACGTACTTAACGCCGGTAAACTTTTGTTAACTGCTGGTTCTGTTAAAACTTTGGAGGAAGCGTTAGCTAAGTAA
- the rplW gene encoding 50S ribosomal protein L23 — MEILKKPILTEKVAQLTEKLNRYAFKVDHRANKIQIKAAIEQMYGVSVTAVNTMKYVGKLKTRNTKAGAIQGRAATYKKAVITLKDGEVIDFYSTI, encoded by the coding sequence ATGGAAATTTTAAAGAAGCCTATACTTACTGAAAAAGTAGCTCAATTAACTGAGAAGCTTAACCGTTATGCTTTCAAAGTTGATCACAGAGCCAACAAAATTCAGATTAAGGCAGCAATTGAGCAAATGTATGGTGTGAGCGTAACCGCGGTAAACACCATGAAATACGTTGGAAAACTGAAAACCCGCAACACAAAAGCTGGTGCCATCCAAGGCCGTGCAGCTACTTATAAAAAAGCGGTTATCACGTTGAAAGACGGTGAAGTAATAGATTTTTATAGCACAATATAA
- the rplB gene encoding 50S ribosomal protein L2, whose protein sequence is MAVKRFKPVTPGTRFRVGADYSDVTTNVPEKSLVVSHKKSGGRNSSGKMTMRYIGGGHKKSYRLIDFKRNKFDIPAKVATIEYDPNRSARIALLVYADGEKRYIIAPEGLTVGLTVVSGQAVAPEVGNTLPLKSIPLGSIIHNIELNPGQGGTIARSAGTYAQLSARDGKYAIIKLPSGETRMILATCLATIGTVSNSEKANEVLGKAGRKRWLGRRPRVRGVAMNPVDHPMGGGEGRASGGHPRSRKGLLAKGYKTRDKKKTSDRYIIERRKK, encoded by the coding sequence ATGGCAGTAAAAAGATTTAAACCGGTTACTCCGGGTACCCGCTTCAGAGTAGGTGCTGATTACTCGGACGTTACAACCAACGTGCCTGAAAAGTCACTGGTTGTATCGCACAAGAAATCAGGCGGACGTAACAGTTCCGGTAAAATGACCATGCGTTATATCGGTGGGGGACATAAGAAATCATACCGATTGATCGACTTTAAACGTAACAAATTTGACATCCCCGCAAAGGTTGCGACTATTGAGTACGATCCAAACCGTTCAGCACGTATCGCTTTATTAGTATACGCTGACGGTGAAAAGAGATACATCATCGCTCCAGAAGGTTTAACCGTTGGTTTAACCGTAGTTTCTGGCCAGGCTGTAGCTCCTGAAGTTGGTAACACTTTACCATTAAAGAGCATCCCGCTGGGTTCGATCATCCATAACATCGAGCTTAACCCAGGCCAGGGTGGTACCATCGCCCGTTCGGCAGGTACTTACGCTCAACTTTCAGCACGTGATGGTAAATACGCCATTATCAAATTACCTTCAGGCGAAACCCGTATGATCCTGGCTACCTGCCTTGCAACTATCGGTACCGTTTCAAACTCTGAAAAGGCTAACGAAGTGTTAGGTAAAGCTGGTCGTAAACGTTGGTTAGGTCGCAGGCCTCGCGTTCGTGGTGTTGCCATGAACCCGGTTGATCACCCTATGGGTGGTGGTGAAGGCCGTGCATCAGGTGGTCACCCACGCTCACGCAAAGGCTTGTTAGCTAAAGGCTACAAAACCCGCGACAAAAAGAAAACATCGGATCGCTACATCATTGAAAGAAGGAAGAAATAA
- the rpsS gene encoding 30S ribosomal protein S19 translates to MARSIKKGPYIDFNLERKVLVLNESNKKSVVKTWSRRSMISPDFVGHTFAVHNGNKFIPVYVTENMVGHKLGEFAPTRTFRGHAEKKK, encoded by the coding sequence ATGGCACGTTCAATTAAAAAAGGACCTTATATTGATTTTAACCTGGAAAGAAAAGTTCTTGTCCTGAATGAATCAAATAAAAAATCAGTGGTAAAAACATGGTCACGCCGTTCCATGATCTCTCCTGATTTCGTTGGTCACACATTTGCAGTACACAACGGCAACAAGTTTATACCGGTGTACGTAACCGAAAACATGGTTGGTCACAAGCTGGGAGAGTTTGCTCCAACCCGTACATTCCGTGGTCACGCAGAAAAGAAAAAATAA
- the rplV gene encoding 50S ribosomal protein L22, translated as MEATTKIKRSVLIKQQKEAAKALIGGASVAKLQDCPTSPRKMRLVVDLVRGKNVFEALNILKFTNKEAAIRVEKLLVSAITNWEAKNEGKKAEEAGLFVKEISVGGGRQLKRLRPAPQGRGYRIRKRSNHVTLIVDSKNENN; from the coding sequence ATGGAAGCAACAACAAAAATTAAAAGGTCTGTACTGATCAAGCAACAAAAAGAGGCCGCGAAGGCTCTAATAGGAGGTGCTTCTGTTGCTAAGTTACAAGACTGCCCAACTTCACCCCGCAAAATGCGTTTGGTGGTTGACTTAGTACGCGGTAAAAACGTATTCGAAGCTTTGAACATCTTAAAGTTCACAAATAAAGAAGCAGCTATTCGTGTTGAGAAATTACTGGTATCAGCAATTACTAACTGGGAAGCTAAAAACGAAGGCAAGAAAGCTGAAGAAGCCGGCCTGTTCGTTAAAGAGATCTCAGTAGGTGGTGGCCGCCAGTTAAAAAGATTGCGCCCTGCTCCGCAAGGAAGAGGTTACCGCATCCGTAAACGCTCAAACCACGTAACGCTTATTGTGGATAGTAAAAACGAAAACAATTAA
- the rpsC gene encoding 30S ribosomal protein S3 — MGQKAHPIGNRLGIIRGWDSNWFGGNNYSDKLVEDEKIRKYLSARINKGGVSKVVIERTLKRITVTIHTARPGIVIGKGGQEVDKIKEELKKLTKKEVQINIFEIKRPELDAQLVAEGIAKQLEARISFRRAMKTTIASTMRMGAEGIKVMTSGRLGGAEMARTEQYKEGRIPLHTFRADIDYALGEALTTYGKIGVKVWICKGEVYGKRDLSPNIGSNSGPSGKGGRPEGGSQFGDRNQRGGERGGERRDSRGGGNRGPGGNNRGPGGNNNRGGQGGFNRGGGNRPGGQGQGRR, encoded by the coding sequence ATGGGACAGAAAGCACATCCAATAGGTAACAGATTAGGAATCATCAGAGGTTGGGATTCTAACTGGTTCGGTGGCAACAACTACTCCGACAAATTAGTTGAGGACGAAAAAATCCGCAAATACTTATCAGCACGTATCAACAAAGGCGGTGTATCTAAAGTAGTTATTGAACGTACTTTAAAACGCATCACGGTTACTATACACACTGCCCGTCCGGGTATCGTTATCGGTAAAGGCGGTCAGGAAGTTGACAAGATCAAAGAAGAGTTGAAAAAACTTACTAAAAAAGAAGTTCAGATCAACATCTTCGAGATCAAACGCCCTGAACTTGATGCACAATTAGTTGCTGAAGGCATAGCAAAACAATTAGAAGCACGTATATCTTTCCGTCGTGCCATGAAAACCACCATCGCGTCAACCATGAGAATGGGTGCCGAAGGTATCAAGGTAATGACGTCTGGCCGTTTAGGCGGTGCCGAGATGGCGCGTACTGAACAGTATAAAGAAGGAAGAATTCCACTGCATACTTTTCGTGCCGATATTGACTACGCTTTAGGCGAAGCTTTAACTACTTATGGAAAAATAGGTGTTAAAGTTTGGATTTGCAAAGGCGAAGTTTACGGTAAACGCGATCTTTCTCCGAACATTGGCAGCAACAGCGGCCCAAGCGGTAAAGGTGGCCGTCCGGAAGGTGGCTCACAATTTGGTGACCGTAACCAACGTGGCGGTGAGCGCGGCGGCGAACGTCGTGACAGCCGTGGCGGTGGCAACCGCGGCCCAGGTGGTAACAACCGTGGCCCAGGTGGTAACAACAACCGTGGTGGCCAGGGTGGTTTTAACCGTGGCGGCGGCAATCGCCCGGGCGGACAAGGTCAAGGTAGAAGATAA
- the rplP gene encoding 50S ribosomal protein L16, with the protein MLQPKRTKFRKMQKGRMKGLATRGAELSFGSFGIKSLEPAWITSRQIEAARIAVTRFMKREGQVWIRIFPDKPVTKKPAEVRMGKGKGAPEYWVAVVRPGRIIFEAEGVPLEVAKEALRLAAQKLPVQTKFIVRRDYAEA; encoded by the coding sequence ATGCTACAGCCAAAAAGAACGAAGTTCAGAAAGATGCAAAAAGGCAGAATGAAAGGTTTAGCCACCCGTGGTGCTGAGCTTTCATTCGGATCTTTCGGTATAAAATCACTCGAGCCGGCCTGGATAACCAGCCGCCAGATCGAGGCAGCCCGTATCGCTGTAACACGTTTTATGAAACGTGAAGGCCAGGTATGGATCAGGATTTTCCCTGACAAGCCTGTAACTAAAAAGCCTGCAGAGGTACGTATGGGTAAAGGTAAAGGTGCCCCTGAATACTGGGTAGCGGTTGTACGCCCCGGCAGGATCATCTTTGAAGCAGAAGGTGTGCCTTTAGAAGTTGCTAAAGAAGCATTGCGCCTTGCAGCACAGAAATTACCTGTACAAACAAAATTCATAGTGCGTAGAGATTACGCCGAAGCATAA
- the rpmC gene encoding 50S ribosomal protein L29: MKNSEILELSTEELVAKIGEEKNSLTKLKFAHAVSAIENPSRITKVRKDIARLNTELTKRKAAASASETN, from the coding sequence ATGAAGAACTCAGAAATTTTAGAGCTTTCAACCGAGGAATTGGTTGCAAAGATCGGTGAGGAGAAAAACAGCCTTACTAAACTGAAATTTGCGCACGCGGTATCGGCTATTGAAAATCCAAGCCGTATAACAAAGGTACGTAAGGACATCGCTCGTTTGAATACCGAATTAACAAAACGTAAAGCAGCGGCGTCAGCTTCTGAAACGAATTAA
- the rpsQ gene encoding 30S ribosomal protein S17, whose product MERNLRKTRTGLVVSNKMEKSIVVAVERKVKHPIYGKFVKKTTKFMAHDEANTCGIGDTVLIMETRPLSKNKNWRLVEILERAK is encoded by the coding sequence ATGGAAAGAAATTTAAGAAAAACACGTACCGGTTTGGTAGTTAGCAATAAAATGGAGAAATCTATTGTAGTTGCCGTGGAGCGTAAAGTAAAGCACCCAATCTATGGTAAGTTCGTAAAAAAAACTACCAAGTTTATGGCTCATGATGAAGCAAATACCTGTGGTATTGGCGATACCGTATTAATTATGGAAACCCGCCCCCTGAGCAAAAATAAGAACTGGAGATTAGTTGAAATTTTAGAAAGGGCTAAATAA
- the rplN gene encoding 50S ribosomal protein L14 — protein sequence MVQQESRLNVADNSGAKEVLVIRVLGGTGKRYASIGDKIVVTVKSAIPSGNVKKGTVSKAVVVRTKKEIRRKDGSYIRFDDNAAVLLNNQDEPRGTRIFGPVARELREKQFMKIVSLAPEVL from the coding sequence ATGGTACAACAGGAATCAAGATTAAACGTAGCCGATAACAGCGGCGCTAAAGAAGTTTTAGTGATCCGCGTATTAGGTGGTACGGGTAAAAGATATGCCTCAATTGGTGACAAAATCGTTGTTACCGTTAAAAGCGCAATTCCGTCAGGAAACGTTAAAAAAGGCACCGTATCAAAAGCCGTAGTAGTAAGAACTAAAAAAGAGATCCGTCGTAAAGATGGTTCATATATCCGTTTCGACGATAACGCAGCCGTTTTGTTAAATAACCAGGACGAGCCAAGAGGTACCCGTATCTTTGGCCCGGTTGCCAGAGAACTGCGTGAGAAACAATTTATGAAAATTGTATCATTAGCACCGGAGGTATTGTAA
- the rplX gene encoding 50S ribosomal protein L24, protein MAQKVKAQTGKLKLRKGDLVKVISGDSKGSQGKIVEIITAKNRAVVEGANMVSKHTKPNAANPNGGIVKQEAAIHISNLALVDPKTGNTTRVGRKLNDAGKLVRVAKKSGEEIK, encoded by the coding sequence ATGGCACAGAAAGTAAAAGCGCAAACCGGCAAATTAAAGCTCCGCAAGGGCGACCTGGTTAAGGTTATTTCCGGAGATTCAAAAGGATCACAAGGTAAAATCGTTGAAATAATTACAGCAAAAAACAGGGCTGTGGTTGAAGGCGCCAACATGGTGTCAAAACACACTAAACCTAATGCTGCTAATCCAAACGGCGGTATCGTTAAACAAGAAGCGGCTATTCATATTTCGAACCTGGCGCTGGTTGACCCTAAAACAGGTAACACCACCCGCGTAGGCCGTAAGCTAAATGACGCCGGTAAACTGGTAAGGGTAGCAAAAAAATCAGGGGAGGAAATTAAGTAA
- the rplE gene encoding 50S ribosomal protein L5 — translation MTYTPRLKSKYKEEIRTALKDKFQYKSVMQVPKLQKIAINQGVGGATTDKKLIENTITELTTITGQQAVASKSKKDISNFKLRKGMPVGVRVTLRDNTMYEFLDRLIAVALPRIRDFKGINDKGFDGKGNYTLGITEQIIFPEINIDKINKIQGMDITFVTSATNDVEALELLKQFGLPFKNQNNG, via the coding sequence ATGACTTACACACCGAGATTAAAATCGAAATATAAAGAGGAGATCCGCACTGCGCTGAAAGATAAATTTCAGTACAAAAGCGTGATGCAGGTTCCGAAACTGCAAAAAATTGCTATCAACCAGGGTGTTGGCGGTGCTACTACCGATAAAAAACTTATCGAGAATACCATCACTGAGCTAACTACCATTACCGGTCAGCAAGCAGTTGCTTCAAAATCAAAAAAGGATATCTCAAACTTCAAATTACGTAAAGGTATGCCGGTAGGTGTACGTGTTACTTTACGTGATAACACGATGTATGAATTCCTTGACCGTTTGATCGCTGTTGCCCTTCCGCGTATCCGCGATTTCAAAGGTATTAACGATAAAGGTTTTGACGGTAAAGGCAACTATACTTTAGGTATTACCGAGCAAATCATCTTCCCTGAAATCAATATTGACAAAATCAATAAAATTCAGGGTATGGATATTACCTTTGTAACTTCGGCCACTAACGATGTTGAGGCCCTGGAGTTGCTGAAACAATTTGGATTACCATTTAAAAATCAAAATAATGGCTAA
- the rpsN gene encoding 30S ribosomal protein S14, translated as MAKEGVKAREVKRAKLVAKYAEKRAALKEAGDWIALDKLPKASSPVKLHNRCKLTGRPRGYMRQFGISRVTFREMALAGQIPGVKKASW; from the coding sequence ATGGCTAAAGAAGGTGTAAAGGCGCGTGAAGTTAAACGTGCTAAATTAGTAGCTAAATACGCTGAAAAAAGAGCTGCTTTGAAAGAAGCAGGTGATTGGATCGCTTTAGATAAATTACCTAAAGCATCATCACCGGTAAAGCTGCACAACCGTTGCAAATTAACCGGCCGCCCTCGTGGTTATATGCGCCAGTTCGGTATTTCGCGTGTAACATTTCGCGAGATGGCCTTAGCAGGCCAGATACCGGGTGTTAAAAAAGCAAGCTGGTAA
- the rpsH gene encoding 30S ribosomal protein S8, which produces MNTDPIADYLTRVRNAIKANHRVVEIPASNLKKEITKVLFDKGYIANYKFEEVGPQGTIKVALKYHPITKIPAIRSIQRISKPGLRKYAGTTNMPRVLNGLGIAILSTSKGVMTDKEARQHNVGGEVLCYVY; this is translated from the coding sequence ATGAATACAGATCCAATCGCAGATTATCTTACAAGAGTAAGGAATGCTATCAAAGCCAACCATAGGGTTGTTGAAATTCCTGCATCAAATCTGAAAAAGGAAATCACGAAAGTGCTTTTCGACAAAGGTTACATCGCTAATTACAAGTTTGAGGAAGTTGGTCCTCAGGGCACTATCAAAGTGGCTTTGAAATACCACCCGATCACTAAAATCCCTGCTATCCGCAGCATTCAGCGTATCAGTAAACCAGGTTTGAGAAAATACGCAGGTACTACTAACATGCCACGTGTATTAAATGGTTTAGGTATCGCAATTCTGTCAACCTCAAAAGGTGTAATGACAGATAAGGAAGCCCGTCAGCACAACGTTGGTGGCGAAGTTTTATGCTACGTTTATTAA
- the rplF gene encoding 50S ribosomal protein L6, with protein sequence MSRVGKAPIALASGVTVTVSADNVVTVKGPKGELQQAVDKDITVEQEDGQLLVKRPSDQKRHKALHGLYRALLNNMVVGVTTGYKVEQELVGVGYRATNTGNTLDLVLGYSHHYIFELPQEIKVTTTAEKGKNPTIILESIDKQLIGQVAAKIRSLRAPEPYKGKGIKFVGEVLRRKAGKSASKK encoded by the coding sequence ATGTCAAGAGTAGGAAAAGCACCTATAGCATTAGCCTCGGGCGTAACAGTAACCGTATCAGCTGATAACGTAGTTACCGTAAAAGGCCCTAAAGGTGAATTGCAGCAGGCAGTTGATAAAGATATCACTGTTGAGCAAGAAGACGGCCAGTTACTGGTTAAACGCCCGTCTGACCAAAAACGTCACAAAGCATTACACGGCTTATACCGTGCGCTTTTAAATAACATGGTTGTTGGTGTAACCACTGGTTACAAAGTTGAGCAGGAATTAGTGGGTGTAGGTTACCGCGCCACCAACACAGGTAATACTTTAGATTTAGTTTTGGGTTACTCTCACCACTATATTTTTGAGTTACCACAAGAAATTAAGGTTACAACCACCGCTGAAAAGGGTAAAAACCCTACCATCATCCTGGAATCAATTGATAAACAATTGATCGGTCAGGTTGCTGCAAAAATACGTTCGTTACGTGCACCGGAGCCTTACAAAGGTAAAGGTATCAAGTTTGTAGGCGAAGTATTACGTAGAAAAGCAGGTAAATCAGCATCTAAAAAATAA
- the rplR gene encoding 50S ribosomal protein L18 yields MAGKLSRRDRIKRGIRNRISGSSARPRLSVYRSNKGIYAQIIDDVTGKTLVSASSLSKDFSANGSKSDQSVAVGKLVAEKAIAAGIKDVVFDRNGYLYHGRVKSLAEGAREGGLNF; encoded by the coding sequence ATGGCAGGTAAATTATCAAGAAGAGACAGAATAAAAAGAGGAATCAGAAACCGTATTTCAGGTTCTTCAGCGCGTCCGCGCTTGTCAGTGTACAGAAGCAATAAAGGTATTTACGCTCAGATCATTGACGATGTAACCGGTAAAACATTAGTATCAGCATCATCTTTATCTAAGGATTTTTCGGCTAATGGTTCAAAATCAGATCAATCTGTAGCTGTAGGCAAACTGGTAGCTGAGAAAGCTATTGCCGCCGGTATCAAAGATGTGGTGTTTGACAGGAATGGTTATTTGTACCATGGCCGTGTTAAATCACTGGCTGAAGGTGCACGTGAAGGTGGTTTAAACTTTTAA
- the rpsE gene encoding 30S ribosomal protein S5, producing MSTINIKRVKTSEIELKDRLVSIQRVAKVTKGGRTFSFSAIVVVGDENGVVGYGLGKAKEVTEAIAKGIDDAKKNLVKVPIINGTVPHEQIGKFSGGFVFIKPAANGTGVIAGGAMRAVLESAGVHNVLAKSKGSSNPHNVVKATVSALAQLRDAYTVAQHRGVNLGKVFNG from the coding sequence ATGTCAACAATCAACATAAAAAGAGTAAAAACCAGCGAGATCGAATTAAAAGATCGCCTGGTAAGCATACAACGTGTGGCCAAAGTAACCAAAGGTGGCCGTACTTTCAGCTTCAGTGCCATTGTGGTAGTGGGCGATGAGAACGGTGTTGTAGGTTATGGCTTAGGTAAAGCAAAAGAGGTTACCGAGGCTATCGCCAAAGGCATTGATGATGCTAAAAAGAACCTGGTAAAGGTGCCTATCATTAATGGTACTGTGCCTCATGAGCAAATAGGTAAATTCTCTGGCGGTTTTGTTTTCATAAAACCAGCTGCTAACGGTACCGGTGTTATTGCCGGTGGTGCGATGCGTGCGGTATTAGAAAGCGCCGGTGTACACAACGTATTGGCAAAATCAAAAGGTTCATCAAACCCGCACAACGTGGTTAAGGCAACCGTATCAGCTTTAGCGCAACTGCGCGATGCTTATACAGTAGCTCAGCACCGTGGTGTTAACTTAGGTAAAGTATTTAACGGATAA
- the rpmD gene encoding 50S ribosomal protein L30: protein MAKIKITQIKSVIDRTERQKRTIAALGLKKINHSVEVEATPAIIGMVRKVNHLVAIESI, encoded by the coding sequence ATGGCAAAAATCAAAATAACTCAGATTAAGAGCGTGATCGATAGAACTGAGCGCCAAAAAAGGACCATTGCAGCATTGGGCCTAAAAAAAATTAACCATAGCGTTGAGGTTGAAGCTACTCCGGCTATCATCGGTATGGTGCGAAAAGTTAATCATTTGGTAGCAATAGAAAGCATTTAA
- the rplO gene encoding 50S ribosomal protein L15, with protein sequence MNLNNLKPAEGSTKSRKRIGRGTGSGRGGTSTRGHKGAGSRSGTSTKVGFEGGQMPLQRRVPKVGFKNPNRVEYVSINLDALQGLTEKYSISTIDFDTLKEHGLVSKNDLVKILGRGEIKAKVEVKAHAFSASAQKAIEAAGGTIVKL encoded by the coding sequence ATGAATTTAAATAATCTTAAACCTGCTGAAGGTTCTACCAAAAGCAGAAAGAGAATAGGCAGAGGTACCGGTTCAGGCCGTGGTGGTACTTCAACCCGTGGCCATAAAGGCGCCGGTTCACGCTCTGGTACCAGCACTAAAGTTGGTTTTGAAGGTGGCCAGATGCCGTTACAGCGCCGCGTACCAAAGGTAGGTTTTAAAAACCCTAACCGTGTTGAATACGTAAGCATTAACCTTGATGCATTGCAGGGTTTAACCGAAAAGTATTCAATTTCAACTATTGATTTTGATACTTTGAAAGAGCATGGTTTAGTTTCAAAAAATGACCTGGTAAAAATTCTTGGTCGTGGTGAGATAAAAGCCAAAGTAGAAGTTAAAGCGCATGCATTTTCTGCCTCTGCCCAGAAAGCAATCGAAGCAGCAGGCGGTACAATCGTTAAGTTGTAA
- the secY gene encoding preprotein translocase subunit SecY, producing the protein MKKLFTTLSNIWKIEDLRVRIINTLLFLLIYRVGSFIILPGVDAAAISNETAKEGLLGLLNMFAGGSFSRSSIFALGVMPYISASIVVQLLGIAVPYFAKMQKEGESGRNKINQWTRYLTIAITALQAIGYIKSQINQEAKLLEEPYFTLISVFVLTAGTLFVMWLGEKITDKGIGNGISLIIMVGIIAQLPGAFGTEFNARTTGAGGLVTFIVEIVALILVVMFTILIVQGTRKIAVQYAKRIVGNKQYGGVRQYIPLKVNAAGVMPIIFAQALMFIPATIPQFFPSTASNGVLMSLANYNSWSHNILFAVLIILFTYFYTAITVNPNQMADDMKKNGGFIPGVKPGKTTADYIDDVISKITLPGSVFLAIIAIIPALASSVGVNSLFARFFGGTSLIILVGVVLDTLQQVESHLLMRHYDGLMKTGRIKGRSAVPAAPGTVPPAI; encoded by the coding sequence ATGAAGAAATTATTCACCACACTTTCCAATATCTGGAAAATTGAGGATCTAAGAGTGCGTATTATAAACACACTCTTATTTCTTCTGATATACCGTGTAGGTTCATTCATCATCCTTCCGGGCGTTGACGCGGCTGCTATCAGCAACGAAACCGCTAAAGAAGGGTTGTTAGGCTTATTGAATATGTTTGCGGGAGGCTCGTTCTCCCGCTCATCAATTTTTGCACTGGGTGTGATGCCATACATTTCGGCCTCTATCGTGGTGCAATTGCTGGGTATTGCCGTGCCTTACTTTGCTAAAATGCAAAAAGAGGGCGAAAGCGGCCGTAACAAAATTAACCAGTGGACCCGTTACCTTACTATCGCTATCACCGCTTTACAGGCTATCGGTTACATCAAATCGCAGATCAACCAGGAAGCAAAGCTTTTAGAAGAGCCTTACTTTACCCTGATCAGCGTATTTGTGTTAACTGCAGGTACCCTGTTTGTGATGTGGCTTGGTGAAAAAATCACTGATAAAGGTATCGGTAACGGTATATCATTGATCATCATGGTGGGTATCATTGCCCAATTGCCGGGCGCTTTTGGTACGGAGTTTAATGCCCGTACTACTGGTGCAGGTGGTTTGGTAACCTTTATTGTTGAGATTGTTGCGCTGATACTGGTAGTTATGTTTACCATACTGATAGTACAGGGTACACGTAAAATTGCGGTGCAATACGCAAAACGTATTGTGGGTAACAAGCAATATGGCGGCGTTCGTCAGTATATCCCTCTAAAGGTAAATGCTGCAGGTGTAATGCCGATCATCTTTGCCCAGGCATTGATGTTTATACCGGCTACTATTCCGCAGTTTTTCCCGAGCACAGCTTCTAACGGCGTTTTAATGTCGTTAGCCAACTACAACTCATGGTCGCACAATATATTGTTTGCGGTATTGATCATCCTGTTCACTTACTTTTATACAGCTATCACGGTTAATCCTAACCAGATGGCTGATGATATGAAGAAAAACGGGGGCTTTATTCCGGGTGTTAAACCGGGTAAAACTACTGCCGACTATATTGACGATGTTATTTCAAAGATCACACTGCCCGGTTCCGTGTTCTTAGCTATTATAGCTATAATACCGGCATTGGCCAGCAGCGTAGGTGTAAACAGCTTGTTCGCCCGTTTCTTTGGCGGTACGTCTTTGATTATATTAGTAGGTGTTGTGTTAGATACCTTGCAGCAGGTTGAAAGCCATTTGTTAATGCGCCACTATGATGGCCTGATGAAAACAGGACGTATTAAAGGCCGTTCGGCAGTACCTGCCGCGCCAGGCACTGTACCTCCGGCTATTTAA